One window of the Benincasa hispida cultivar B227 chromosome 3, ASM972705v1, whole genome shotgun sequence genome contains the following:
- the LOC120074372 gene encoding uncharacterized protein LOC120074372 has translation MATATAKPPRPKLACFSFAAYAKTVIDHLKSVQIPVLPGLSDPEFTSVESTFRFSFPPDLRSILQEGLPIGSGFPNWRSSSIQQLHILINLPKFCLLKEISQRKFWCQSWGTQPDDANDAVALAKQFLDRAPVLVPIYKNCYIPSEPNMAGNPVFNLDGGEIRVSSFDLAGFFQTHEYSQLGNAGLDRLMIDSPAWAATEAREVEFWTDVASGKKAAVGREVTEGWWNEGEFEMGLDGCLEDVFWKLREGGWREEDVRDMMMMDGHDRRLEQSGPTMEKLRASVCEILLSGGWSRDDVVYSLDLEDNSAIVIPEEESTFEINLCHHRPIRIPQVERKEKPRSSTTNHLKMPPFFFAPYRNLIL, from the coding sequence ATGGCCACCGCCACCGCCAAGCCTCCCCGGCCAAAACTAGCCTGTTTCTCCTTCGCCGCCTATGCTAAAACCGTCATCGATCATCTCAAATCCGTCCAAATTCCCGTCCTCCCTGGCCTCTCTGACCCTGAATTTACATCCGTCGAGTCCACCTTCCGATTCTCTTTCCCACCGGACCTCCGTTCGATCCTCCAAGAGGGTCTCCCAATTGGGTCTGGTTTCCCCAATTGGCGATCCTCCTCCATTCAACAGCTTCACATTTTGATCAATCTCCCCAAATTCTGTCTCCTCAAGGAaatttctcaaagaaaattcTGGTGTCAATCTTGGGGGACCCAACCTGATGACGCAAACGATGCCGTTGCTCTGGCTAAGCAATTCTTGGACAGAGCCCCTGTTCTTGTCCCCATTTACAAAAACTGTTACATCCCTTCCGAGCCAAACATGGCCGGAAACCCTGTTTTTAACCTCGACGGTGGGGAGATTCGTGTTTCCAGCTTTGACTTGGCTGGATTCTTTCAAACCCATGAATATTCTCAACTGGGCAACGCTGGATTGGACCGTTTGATGATCGATTCGCCAGCTTGGGCAGCGACGGAGGCCCGAGAGGTGGAATTCTGGACGGACGTGGCTTCGGGAAAGAAAGCGGCGGTAGGGCGTGAGGTAACGGAAGGGTGGTGGAACGAAGGGGAATTTGAAATGGGGTTGGACGGATGCCTTGAGGACGTGTTTTGGAAGTTGCGAGAAGGCGGGTGGAGGGAAGAAGATGTCAGAGATATGATGATGATGGACGGCCATGATCGGAGGTTGGAACAGAGTGGGCCGACGATGGAGAAACTCAGAGCATCAGTATGTGAGATTTTGCTGAGTGGGGGATGGAGCAGGGATGATGTGGTGTACTCTCTTGATCTTGAAGACAATTCCGCCATTGTTATTCCTGAAGAAGAATCAACATTTGAAATCAATCTTTGTCATCATCGGCCAATTAGAATCCCCCAAGTAGAACGCAAGGAAAAGCCCCGCAGCAGCACCACCAACCATCTTAAAATGCCTCCTTTTTTCTTTGCACCATATCGAAATTTAATCCTCTAA
- the LOC120074371 gene encoding uncharacterized protein LOC120074371, whose amino-acid sequence MEKEEQPKFASTPNLEHQANGVFSGKNEKSVSDGTDAAKNAKSGCQFLENAPLQNQQCTAFLQRALNPQHAGEKSPSTAPAAVNERLQLPQNLANLQHQLSPPPQPQQFVISSQPFWVQPQPSISFGATEGSWQAPVAFGAGASPRCQPQAPNFYYPVGYPTYSGFPGPRDASIWWGQTQPLLFPGLSNYPRASCGFASSQSWPMPIPSCVTSSSGQPLLRGVIKPPEKLSQKHQRLWEAQSAENVQLWSLIGELQGELADYKGRLSKLEVEISSLRSAATDEPAVEVGNDGITVRGQPAKRGRSKRAIAPVGSQPPLQPRTRGRKPAFARTKVEEAKPTFLGKDSLNKVNDKHKDFTSLDITEQDKNEGISATINQNNGSMEINEGTLKMPAPLDNQVLQQCPEIQSCGIEFKPSSLLKSNYEENFIWSLGIISEDSEQNNFSIASPTIYTNGNVSRQGIARWNFKHEDEAAELGFPAVEHKKEDEEMVDEFSSGPEEIETKNGSSWC is encoded by the exons ATGGAAAAGGAAGAACAACCCAAGTTTGCTTCTACCCCCAATCTTGAACACCAAGCCAATGGAGTTTTTTCA GGCAAGAATGAGAAAAGCGTGTCTGATGGGACAGATGCAGCAAAAAACGCCAAATCTGGATGCCAATTTTTAGAGAATGCGCCTCTCCAAAATCAGCAGTGCACTGCTTTTCTTCAAAGGGCACTCAATCCACAACATGCAGGGGAAAAGTCTCCGTCAACTGCCCCTGCCGCTGTGAATGAGCGGCTTCAGCTGCCGCAAAACCTGGCTAATCTTCAGCACCAGCTCAGCCCGCCGCCGCAGCCGCAGCAATTTGTCATTTCTTCACAACCCTTTTGGGTACAGCCGCAGCCGAGCATTTCCTTTGGAGCGACTGAAGGTAGCTGGCAAGCTCCGGTGGCGTTTGGCGCCGGAGCTTCGCCGAGATGTCAACCCCAAGCTCCCAATTTCTATTATCCTGTTGGTTATCCGACATATTCAGGCTTTCCTG GTCCCAGGGATGCCTCAATTTGGTGGGGTCAAACACAACCATTACTGTTTCCTGGATTGTCCAATTATCCAAGAGCATCATGTGGTTTTGCCTCTTCTCAATCTTGGCCAATGCCAATTCCTAGTTGTGTAACATCTTCCTCTGGACAACCCCTTTTAAGAGGAGTCATCAAACCCCCTGAAAAGCTTTCTCAGAAGCATCAAAGACTTTGGGAAGCTCAG TCTGCAGAAAATGTACAGTTGTGGAGTTTGATAGGAGAGTTGCAAGGGGAATTAGCAGACTACAAGGGCCGCTTGAGTAAGCTTGAAGTTGAAATTTCATCTTTAAGATCAGCAGCTACAGATGAACCTGCTGTGGAAGTTGGAAATGATGGCATTACAGTGAGGGGACAGCCAGCAAAGCGAGGCAGGTCGAAACGAGCAATAGCCCCAGTTGGTTCACAACCTCCATTGCAACCCCGGACACGAGGACGAAAGCCAGCATTTGCAAGGACAAAAGTAGAAGAAGCAAAACCAACTTTTCTTGGAAAAGATAGCTTGAATAAGGTGAATGATAAACATAAAGATTTTACTTCCCTTGACATTACAGAGCAAGACAAGAATGAAGGCATTTCAGCTACCATCAATCAAAACAATGGGAGCATGGAGATTAATGAGGGCACTCTCAAGATGCCTGCCCCTTTAGACAATCAAGTTCTTCAGCAGTGCCCTGAAATTCAATCATGTGGGATTGAATTCAAGCCATCATCATTATTGAAATCCAATTATGAAG AAAATTTCATATGGTCTTTAGGAATCATCTCTGAAGACTCTGAACAAAACAACTTTAGTATAGCCTCCCCAACAATCTACACTAATGGAAATGTTAGCAGACAAGGAATAGCTAGGTGGAACTTTAAACACGAGGACGAAGCAGCTGAATTGGGATTCCCTGCAGTAGAACACAAAAAGGAGGATGAAGAAATGGTTGATGAATTCAGCTCAGGACCTGAAGAGATTGAAACAAAAAATGGCTCCTCCTGGTGTTGA
- the LOC120073058 gene encoding LOW QUALITY PROTEIN: uncharacterized protein DDB_G0290685-like (The sequence of the model RefSeq protein was modified relative to this genomic sequence to represent the inferred CDS: inserted 2 bases in 1 codon; deleted 2 bases in 1 codon), with the protein MFRSSPRRSQRSKGFKVKHALQIFLLLGVCVWLVYQVQHSRGKKATFNESTKLNDVVKLGRKDLHPRVDENIITDEGHKEDEEETRNELEKGMSESDNEEKGGGNDEFHDQQEVQEETENKIFVVDIEKEREESNEVSKETENEENKEVENDNKGNEEIIQKSQSEENEEGRGGGSEENGNEESKGQENQELNGNEESKEQETQEVNGNEESKEQENQDVNGNEENKGQENQEVNGNEESKGQENQEVNGNEKAKAGKSRMNGNERKQRQENQEXEVQRESQGQENQELNGTDEQSKRAGKSRMYGNEESKGQENQEVNGNEESKGQENQEVNGNEESKGQENQEMNGNEESKGQENQELNGNEETKRLENQELNGNEGSTGQENQEGNGNKGSKGLENQEVNENEESKGQKNQEGNGNEESKGQENQGNGNEESKAKENQEENEGKDKVNEMLTEDRKEKENEERSQSKESGTEEKNEENKEKENQEERGSEETDKKDSNNGGEREKENGDNEKEETKEKDRGDVNVVETKEDTSETRESSKDTMGNDSNENKEENNENKTVKEEQKEGSLKGVVSAEEQVQDGNDRSNNDAREDQYKGDNASSAVHEDQNTATGNGQNGFAKLNEVGSVENKENHELQHEDARTSSEAVDSDKNESVQNESEAERNGNNQSEEPDKVTNNNEEQPVSKENDQHQDDSIASNGKTSDTITTNETADNINLERDNSTSKNVALEEKIDFNSSLSSKQKNSSPSHSTSTENTDTSNEVSKESNTSEPDESDRHVSHNEYENAGHSNSNDDSSGQKNDHDNSSDMSNSQENDASSSTIEGAGAGQNDNENIDQSNGSYNDHLKEQFDSHNEDVTFSDTNNNEDQVHTGDSSGSSLPQEEKDARTDLDTLPESRKEGSNKDETATE; encoded by the exons ATGTTTAGGTCATCTCCTCGAAGGAGTCAGAGATCCAAAGGCTTCAAGGTAAAGCATGCTTTACAAATCTTTCTTTTGCTTGGGGTTTGCGTCTGGCTCGTTTACCAAGTTCAGCATTCTCGTGGTAAGAAAGCTACTTTCAATGAGAGCACAAAACTTAATGATGTTGTGAAACTAGGGAGGAAAGACCTCCATCCTCGAGTTGATGAAAACATCATAACAGATGAGGGCCacaaagaagatgaagaagaaactaGGAACGAACTAGAAAAGGGTATGTCTGAAAGTGATAATGAAGAAAAGGGCGGTGGGAATGATGAGTTTCACGATCAACAAGAAGTTCAGGAGGAAACTGAGAATAAAATTTTTGTTGTGGAtatagagaaagagagagaggagagcAATGAGGTTAGCAAAGAGACTGAAAATGAAGAGAACAAAGAAGTGGAAAACGATAACAAAGGAAATGAAGAGATTATTCAAAAGAGCCAGAGTGAAGAGAATGAAGAGGGTAGAGGGGGAGGAAGTGAAGAGAATGGAAACGAAGAAAGCAAAGGGCAggaaaatcaagaattaaatggCAATGAAGAAAGCAAAGAGCAGGAAACTCAAGAAGTGAATGGCAACGAAGAAAGCAAAGAGCAggaaaatcaagatgtgaatgGAAACGAAGAAAACAAAGGGCAggaaaatcaagaagtgaatgGCAACGAAGAAAGCAAAGGGCAggaaaatcaagaagtgaatgGCAACGAGAAAGCAAAGGCAGGAAAATCAAGAATGAATGGCAACGAGAGAAAGCAAAGGCAGGAAAATCAAGA TGAAGTGCAACGAGAAAGCCAAGGGCAGGAAAATCAAGAATTGAATGGCACGGACGAGCAAAGCAAAAGGGCAGGAAAATCAAGAATGTATGGCAACGAGGAAAGCAAAGGG CAggaaaatcaagaagtgaatgGCAACGAAGAAAGCAAAGGGCAggaaaatcaagaagtgaatgGCAACGAAGAAAGCAAAGGGCAGGAAAATCAAGAAATGAATGGCAACGAAGAAAGCAAAGGGCAGGAAAATCAAGAATTGAATGGAAACGAAGAAACTAAAAGACTGGAAAATCAAGAACTGAATGGCAACGAAGGAAGCACAGGACAGGAAAATCAAGAAGGGAATGGAAACAAAGGAAGCAAAGGACTGGAGAATCAAGAAGtgaatgaaaatgaagaaagcAAAGGACAGAAAAATCAAGAAGGGAATGGAAATGAAGAAAGCAAAGGGCAGGAGAATCAAGGGAATGGAAATGAAGAAAGCAAAGCAAAGGAGAatcaagaagaaaatgaaggtaAAGATAAGGTAAATGAGATGTTGACTGAAgacagaaaagaaaaggaaaatgaggAGAGAAGTCAGAGTAAAGAGAGTGGAACAGAAGAGAAGAatgaagaaaacaaagaaaaggaaaatcaagAAGAGAGGGGAAGTGAAGAGACGGATAAAAAAGATAGCAATAATGGAGGAGAAAGAGAGAAGGAGAATGGTGACAATGAGAAGGAAGAAACTAAGGAGAAGGACAGAGGGGATGTTAATGTAGTAGAAACCAAAGAGGACACCAGTGAGACCAGGGAAAGTTCCAAGGATACAATGGGAAACGACAGTAATGAGAACAAGGAGGAGAATAATGAAAACAAGACAGTTAAGGAAGAACAAAAGGAAGGTAGTCTTAAGGGTGTAGTTTCAGCTGAAGAACAGGTTCAAGATGGGAATGACAGGAGTAATAATGATGCAAGAGAAGACCAATACAAAGGGGATAATGCTTCCAGTGCTGTACACGAAGATCAAAATACAGCCACTGGAAATGGGCAGAATggttttgcaaaattaaatgaGGTAGGGTCagttgaaaataaagaaaaccaTGAGCTTCAGCATGAGGATGCAAGGACGAGTAGCGAAGCTGTTGATTCTGATAAAAATGAGTCAGTCCAAAATGAAAGTGAAGCTGAAAGAAATGGAAACAACCAATCTGAGGAACCAGACAAAGTGACTAATAACAATGAAGAGCAGCCAGTGTCCAAGGAGAATGACCAGCACCAGGATGATTCAATTGCTTCTAACGGGAAAACTTCTGATACAATTACAACAAATGAAACTGCAGACAACATCAATCTTGAACGAGATAACTCTACTTCAAAGAATGTTGCActtgaagaaaaaattgatttcaattcaTCTCTCAGCagtaaacaaaaaaattcaAGTCCATCACATTCAACTTCCACTGAGAATACAGATACTTCAAATGAAGTATCCAAAGAGTCAAATACTTCTGAGCCTGATGAATCAGATCGACATGTGAGCCATAATGAATATGAAAATGCTGGTCACAGTAACTCGAATGACGATTCTTCAGGTCAAAAGAATGACCATGATAATTCTTCAGATATGTCAAACTCCCAAGAGAATGATGCATCCTCGAGCACTATCGAAGGTGCTGGTGCTGGACAGAATGACAATGAGAACATTGATCAAAGCAACGGAAGCTATAACGATCACCTGAAAGAACAATTTGATTCCCACAATGAGGATGTCACATTTTCTGATACAAACAACAATGAGGATCAGGTTCATACCGGTGATTCTTCAGGATCTTCTTTACCTCAGGAGGAGAAGGATGCTCGCACAGATTTGGATACCTTACCCGAAAGCAGAAAGGAAGGGAGTAACAAGGATGAAACAGCCACAGAGTGA